A stretch of the Pseudoalteromonas marina genome encodes the following:
- a CDS encoding multidrug effflux MFS transporter: MHTQPAKPNLTLLLILALLVIFCPMAIDIYLPAFPTIAEQFLVTEQQVQQTVAIFMLTVGLGQLIAGPLADRFGRKPVALVGISLYAGSALLAYCAPSFEVLLSARALQGLGACATFVVAFAIVRDKFGSERSGQIITYLNGIVCFIPALAPILGAWLTVKFGWEMNFLFLTGFALVGFIVTFFFFRETRPADSVYQGHILDLRRFIPIISTPLFLFNSLLCMVTMSVILVFVTLAPGWIITELGGSVANFTFWFSLNAVLSIIASFIMPLYIKRHPKRALKIGLLLLVGSGLLMLLFSQYKSALALMIPMFVAAFGFALTLGSAAGRALSLFPKQAGTASALLGAMQMSGASLLVFITQFLQLQTPILIGVHFLLLVPFSYLLLRKAQFS, from the coding sequence ATGCATACACAGCCCGCAAAACCTAATCTAACTTTATTACTTATCTTAGCGTTGCTCGTTATTTTTTGCCCTATGGCTATTGATATTTATCTGCCCGCTTTTCCTACCATAGCAGAGCAATTTTTGGTGACTGAGCAACAAGTGCAGCAAACTGTTGCCATTTTTATGTTAACCGTTGGACTAGGTCAATTAATTGCAGGGCCATTAGCAGATAGATTTGGCCGAAAGCCTGTCGCATTAGTAGGTATTAGCTTATATGCAGGCTCTGCGTTACTTGCTTACTGTGCCCCTTCGTTTGAAGTATTACTTTCTGCTCGTGCATTACAAGGGTTAGGTGCATGCGCCACATTTGTTGTCGCTTTCGCTATTGTAAGAGATAAATTTGGTAGCGAACGTAGCGGCCAAATTATTACTTACTTAAATGGCATTGTGTGCTTTATTCCTGCGTTAGCGCCCATTTTAGGTGCTTGGTTAACTGTTAAGTTTGGCTGGGAAATGAACTTCTTATTTTTAACTGGGTTTGCATTGGTAGGCTTTATTGTTACGTTTTTCTTTTTTAGAGAAACACGACCAGCTGATAGCGTTTATCAGGGACATATTCTCGATTTAAGACGCTTTATACCTATTATTTCAACGCCACTATTTTTATTTAATAGCTTGCTTTGCATGGTTACTATGTCGGTTATTTTAGTGTTTGTCACCCTAGCACCTGGCTGGATAATTACTGAGCTTGGCGGAAGCGTAGCTAATTTTACATTTTGGTTTTCACTAAATGCCGTTTTAAGCATTATTGCCAGTTTTATTATGCCACTGTACATTAAACGCCACCCCAAACGCGCTTTAAAAATAGGGTTACTGCTATTGGTTGGCTCGGGATTACTTATGCTCCTGTTTAGCCAATATAAATCGGCTTTGGCGTTAATGATCCCCATGTTTGTGGCTGCATTTGGTTTTGCGCTAACTCTTGGCTCTGCAGCAGGTAGAGCATTAAGCTTGTTTCCTAAACAAGCGGGCACAGCTTCAGCGTTGCTTGGTGCAATGCAAATGAGTGGGGCAAGTTTGCTGGTATTTATTACTCAATTTTTACAGTTGCAGACCCCTATATTAATTGGCGTCCACTTTTTATTATTGGTCCCTTTTAGCTATTTATTGCTTCGCAAAGCGCAGTTTTCATAA
- a CDS encoding bactofilin family protein, producing the protein MFGRKKSTSTNLRKVNHTPSIISEDVRLTGTLISQGEVQLDGRIDGDIKAEQLVIGSSGVVEGIVEAVGIVVKGTVIGSINASEVKIQSGAHVHGDVFHDSLSIDAGAIIEGNLKQRTEKETVELTAEPTEKEVKTLIEEDDSGLSFVNKQATDKSER; encoded by the coding sequence GTGTTCGGTAGAAAAAAATCAACAAGTACTAATCTAAGAAAGGTTAATCATACCCCCTCTATTATTTCTGAAGATGTGCGCCTTACTGGCACTTTAATAAGCCAAGGTGAGGTTCAGCTTGATGGCCGCATAGATGGCGACATAAAAGCCGAGCAGTTAGTTATAGGCTCCTCCGGTGTAGTTGAAGGAATTGTTGAAGCAGTAGGCATTGTTGTTAAAGGCACTGTTATTGGTTCTATCAATGCAAGCGAAGTAAAAATACAAAGTGGTGCTCACGTCCATGGCGACGTATTTCATGATTCATTGAGTATAGATGCTGGCGCTATAATTGAAGGCAACTTAAAGCAACGCACTGAAAAAGAGACAGTAGAGTTAACTGCTGAACCAACTGAAAAAGAAGTTAAAACACTGATTGAAGAAGATGACAGCGGCTTGTCGTTTGTAAATAAACAAGCCACGGATAAAAGCGAGCGGTAG
- a CDS encoding hotdog fold domain-containing protein, with protein sequence MANQSPLVKTWHKFKNLPFGNWLFTKAVCFKAPYFGSMKPYVLDLREGHCSAVVKNRRSVHNHIGTIHAIAQCNLAELCAGVMVDATVPVKTHRWIPKGMTVQYLAKVDTDVTAIAEIDLPRQWIDKEDLVVPVKLYNTRNELVFTADITMYITEKK encoded by the coding sequence ATGGCAAATCAATCACCACTAGTTAAAACGTGGCATAAATTTAAAAACTTACCCTTTGGCAATTGGCTTTTTACTAAAGCTGTTTGTTTTAAAGCACCTTACTTTGGCTCAATGAAGCCCTATGTATTAGATCTGCGAGAAGGGCACTGTAGTGCTGTTGTTAAAAATCGTCGTAGTGTTCATAACCACATTGGAACCATTCATGCAATTGCGCAGTGTAATTTGGCTGAGTTATGTGCAGGGGTGATGGTTGACGCGACTGTACCGGTAAAAACCCATCGTTGGATACCAAAGGGAATGACCGTGCAATATTTGGCAAAGGTTGATACAGACGTTACGGCTATTGCTGAAATTGATTTACCACGCCAGTGGATTGATAAAGAAGACTTAGTAGTACCAGTGAAGCTTTATAATACCCGCAACGAACTCGTATTCACTGCAGATATTACAATGTATATTACTGAGAAAAAATAG
- the fahA gene encoding fumarylacetoacetase: MSLINETHDINLTSWVESANVANCDFPIQNLPFAEFRRKGTNEVFRGGVAIGDQVIDLAKLNELNIFTGDAKIALDAASESTLNTFMGLGQQYWSALRLALSKALREGAECQKDIASVLISQAEIEFSLPCRIGDYTDFYTSIYHATAVGSLFRPDNPLLPNYKWVPIGYHGRSSSIDVSGQTFHRPKGQTKAPDADVPSFGPCKRLDYELELGIYLGKGNALGDAIAIENAENHVFGFCVFNDWSARDLQAWEYQPLGPFLAKNFASTVSPWIVTTEALAPYRTSWTRDENDPQPMEYLESAANREQGAFDIQMDVKIQTEKMRSEGHSPTRVSTSSFKHSYWTVAQMVTHHTVNGCNFMPGDMLGSGTQSGPTHEEAGSLLELSRGGKEKITLSNGEQRSFLEDGDNVIMRGWCEKEGFARIGFGSVESTVLAAK; encoded by the coding sequence ATGAGCCTAATTAACGAAACCCATGATATTAATTTAACAAGCTGGGTAGAGTCAGCGAATGTTGCCAATTGCGACTTCCCTATTCAAAACTTACCATTTGCCGAGTTTCGTCGCAAAGGCACTAACGAAGTATTTCGTGGCGGTGTTGCGATAGGTGATCAGGTTATCGACCTTGCAAAACTAAATGAGCTAAATATATTTACAGGCGACGCTAAAATAGCACTCGATGCAGCGAGCGAGTCAACGCTAAATACATTTATGGGTTTAGGGCAGCAATACTGGTCAGCACTTCGTTTAGCCCTTTCAAAAGCATTACGCGAAGGCGCTGAATGTCAAAAAGATATTGCGAGCGTATTAATATCGCAAGCTGAAATTGAATTTTCATTACCATGTCGTATTGGTGACTACACCGACTTTTACACCTCTATTTATCATGCAACGGCAGTAGGTAGTTTATTTCGCCCTGATAACCCACTATTGCCAAACTATAAATGGGTACCGATTGGTTACCATGGCCGCTCTTCATCTATTGATGTGTCTGGGCAAACATTTCACCGTCCTAAAGGACAAACTAAAGCACCTGATGCCGATGTACCCTCATTCGGCCCATGTAAACGCCTTGATTACGAGCTAGAGCTTGGCATTTACTTAGGTAAAGGAAATGCGCTTGGCGATGCAATTGCAATCGAAAATGCAGAAAACCATGTATTTGGTTTTTGTGTATTTAACGACTGGTCTGCCCGCGACTTACAAGCTTGGGAATACCAACCATTAGGTCCGTTTTTAGCGAAAAACTTTGCATCAACAGTGTCTCCTTGGATTGTTACAACAGAAGCACTCGCACCGTACAGAACAAGTTGGACCCGTGATGAAAACGATCCTCAACCTATGGAATATCTAGAATCTGCCGCTAATCGCGAGCAAGGTGCATTTGATATTCAAATGGATGTAAAAATTCAAACCGAAAAGATGCGTAGCGAAGGGCACTCTCCCACCCGCGTATCTACCTCTAGCTTTAAGCACTCTTACTGGACTGTAGCTCAAATGGTAACTCACCACACAGTTAACGGGTGTAACTTTATGCCGGGTGATATGCTGGGTTCGGGTACGCAATCGGGCCCAACACATGAAGAAGCGGGCTCTTTGCTGGAGCTATCTCGTGGCGGTAAAGAAAAGATAACGCTAAGCAATGGCGAACAACGCAGCTTTTTAGAAGATGGCGATAACGTTATTATGCGCGGCTGGTGTGAAAAAGAAGGCTTTGCGCGTATTGGTTTTGGTTCAGTTGAAAGCACGGTTTTAGCCGCAAAATAA
- a CDS encoding peptide MFS transporter, which translates to MSSAPDSGWFGHPKGLSTLFFTEMWERMSYYGMRAMLVLFMTASLQQEGLGFTVASAAAIYGLYTGAVYFLGLPGGWLADRLFGGQKAVWYGGIIIMCGHIILAVPHEYSFFIGLIFVATGTGLLKPNISAMVGQLYSDADERRDGGYAIYYMGINMGSLIGYYVCGYFMENVGWHWAFGAAAVGMAIGLVQYKITLNNLPEHSALPANPLSAKGTSRTWGAIALFVAVVAGVTIAAMTGAIIINPSVVAGYTAVAFTIIFFVYFGLIYFKGKLTGEEKQRMWALFLVCVASACFWSGFEQAGSSLNLFARDYTDRLIGTFEIPTTWFQSLNSLFIIVLSPFFAALWINLSKKMISPTYSVKCAFGLIIMASGFLVMFMAAHYAAEGLKVAPYWLVTTYFLHTVGELCLSPVALSAVSKLSPRRYTGQMMGVFVLTYSIGNIIAGLLAGNFDPNNVQEIPTLYLQIALFSIGVGIVLVLMSFKAKIWEKQGLET; encoded by the coding sequence ATGAGTTCAGCTCCAGATAGTGGCTGGTTTGGCCACCCTAAAGGACTTTCGACATTGTTCTTCACTGAAATGTGGGAACGAATGAGTTATTACGGTATGCGAGCTATGCTCGTATTATTCATGACAGCAAGCTTACAACAAGAAGGCCTTGGCTTTACGGTTGCATCAGCGGCTGCAATTTATGGTTTGTACACAGGTGCGGTATACTTTTTAGGCTTACCTGGCGGTTGGTTAGCGGATAGATTATTTGGCGGCCAAAAAGCGGTTTGGTACGGTGGTATTATCATTATGTGTGGCCACATTATTTTGGCCGTTCCACATGAATATTCATTTTTTATTGGTTTAATTTTTGTTGCAACAGGTACGGGCTTACTCAAGCCAAATATCAGTGCAATGGTAGGCCAGTTATACAGCGATGCTGATGAGCGTCGTGATGGCGGTTACGCTATTTATTACATGGGTATTAACATGGGTTCTTTAATAGGTTACTACGTATGTGGTTACTTTATGGAGAACGTAGGTTGGCACTGGGCATTTGGTGCAGCAGCTGTTGGTATGGCCATTGGTTTAGTACAATACAAAATTACCCTTAATAACTTACCAGAGCACAGCGCTTTACCTGCTAATCCATTAAGCGCTAAAGGCACTTCACGTACATGGGGTGCTATCGCATTATTTGTAGCTGTTGTTGCGGGCGTTACCATAGCCGCTATGACGGGTGCTATCATTATAAACCCTTCGGTTGTAGCCGGTTATACAGCTGTTGCATTTACTATTATATTCTTTGTGTACTTTGGCCTGATTTATTTTAAAGGTAAATTAACAGGCGAAGAAAAACAAAGAATGTGGGCACTATTTTTAGTGTGTGTTGCCTCTGCATGTTTTTGGTCTGGTTTTGAGCAAGCAGGTTCTTCATTAAACCTATTTGCCCGCGATTACACCGACCGACTTATAGGTACTTTTGAAATTCCAACTACATGGTTTCAATCTTTAAATTCACTATTTATTATTGTTTTATCGCCATTTTTTGCTGCGCTTTGGATAAACCTATCTAAAAAAATGATATCGCCTACTTACAGCGTAAAATGTGCATTTGGCCTGATCATCATGGCCTCAGGCTTTTTAGTCATGTTTATGGCAGCACATTATGCAGCAGAAGGCTTAAAAGTAGCGCCTTACTGGTTGGTTACTACGTACTTTTTACACACAGTGGGTGAGCTTTGTTTAAGCCCTGTTGCATTAAGTGCAGTAAGCAAGTTATCGCCGCGTCGCTATACGGGTCAAATGATGGGTGTGTTTGTTTTAACTTACTCTATTGGTAATATTATCGCAGGTTTACTTGCTGGTAACTTTGATCCAAATAACGTTCAAGAAATCCCTACCCTATACTTACAAATTGCATTATTTAGCATTGGTGTAGGTATTGTTTTAGTGCTTATGAGCTTTAAAGCGAAAATATGGGAAAAACAAGGATTAGAGACCTAA
- a CDS encoding metallophosphoesterase: protein MLLDKLLKIAAIPFLLFMLSACGGASDAVTVNPNDPVEPEPTLLPLTAANGLNSTLDNGGFELIIPANIASSNSEITYEKTTLDDANAQLNIISDLHTLIPDPDISFSDSFTIRIKIPEDYVLGGQLFIARQLGLNRWETITNSTVSDDYVSAQVNQVGTYAIQMQRKEAFADIGPTCEASATTQSVRFVHVADLHARFGYQEQYFSRIKAYYNQVANQTPHTLFTNGGDDYEKGTVAEQLSQGTATEEAIKAMQFDIRVVGNHDYAWGPEKLLSYSQDDKAIVLASNTRYEGEQLQDFAAVSFAKVQVGCVTLGVFGMTSVPWNELDEPQQDDPIPDFIKQFKMSWEWQQVAQSIVNQYRDDVDYMVMLSHLGVGLDTDMATDVAGIDLVLGGHTHGGESFDTLENGAIVIQPDFYAKGITDLTLEFNLADKTSPVVNYQTIATETITERDEPTKQAIDEIMGRYAPDAQTEIAISENYPSAIELAEITALAAQHESSITAALLNPELVQKRWTPGTLTQEDFHEAFYVERQPSNTPGFNAIYKVTVTGTDLTSMYASQPDWFLLTPDNIQATSNYDVALFKGAALNPELFFNGVTFSNVEPIAEAWWLLDQYARFRTSQCLYLDTNSQLFSCTNEENITVWNFDNAASPLTADFGPSVLSYFDPEEKDWGPEETQYKTTTELGISDLSDGPSGVMAFSRHAPTEGLHINLNTPANGDYAADGMVSDYTLVMDLYWPAEGQDIYRAVVQADTVNYLTDDADIFIDPSGGYGKSTSDSGYFGNTQPDSWHRVALVFYTAPTNGVFEVYIDGELVGVKEDGEINNRWALKDAVLLFNDDNFETEPGYLNAMLYAGRAMSRDEIKSLGNAQQKLTYEQATRVLNQTIERHYQAAPEIKPNVWLQQRSKFFGEHAKSVNN, encoded by the coding sequence ATGTTATTGGACAAGTTATTAAAAATAGCTGCAATACCATTTTTGCTCTTTATGTTAAGTGCATGCGGTGGTGCGAGTGATGCAGTAACGGTTAACCCAAATGATCCTGTTGAACCCGAGCCAACCCTACTTCCTTTAACTGCTGCTAACGGCTTAAACTCAACGTTAGATAACGGGGGGTTTGAATTAATTATCCCTGCGAATATAGCTTCATCAAATAGCGAAATCACTTACGAAAAAACGACGCTAGATGATGCCAACGCACAGTTAAACATTATCTCTGATTTACACACCCTTATACCCGACCCTGACATTTCATTTTCAGACTCCTTTACCATTAGAATAAAAATACCTGAAGACTATGTACTCGGTGGGCAATTATTCATAGCCAGACAGTTAGGCCTAAATAGGTGGGAAACGATTACTAACTCAACCGTAAGCGATGATTATGTCAGTGCACAAGTGAATCAAGTCGGCACGTATGCAATTCAAATGCAGCGTAAAGAAGCATTCGCCGATATTGGTCCAACATGTGAAGCGAGCGCAACAACACAATCGGTACGCTTTGTTCATGTAGCAGACTTACATGCTCGTTTTGGGTATCAGGAACAATACTTTAGCCGTATTAAAGCCTATTACAATCAAGTCGCCAACCAAACACCACATACCCTATTTACCAATGGTGGTGACGATTATGAAAAAGGCACGGTAGCAGAGCAACTTTCACAAGGTACAGCAACCGAAGAAGCCATTAAAGCGATGCAGTTTGACATTCGTGTTGTGGGAAACCACGACTATGCATGGGGGCCTGAAAAGCTACTGAGCTATTCGCAAGATGATAAAGCGATTGTGCTTGCAAGTAACACTCGCTATGAAGGGGAGCAACTTCAAGATTTTGCCGCTGTGAGCTTTGCAAAAGTGCAAGTGGGCTGTGTTACCTTAGGTGTATTTGGCATGACGTCGGTGCCATGGAATGAATTAGATGAGCCACAGCAAGACGATCCAATCCCAGATTTTATAAAACAATTTAAAATGAGCTGGGAGTGGCAACAAGTCGCACAAAGCATTGTAAACCAATACCGTGATGATGTTGATTACATGGTAATGCTAAGCCATCTAGGAGTAGGCCTAGACACAGATATGGCAACTGACGTTGCAGGTATTGATTTAGTATTAGGGGGCCATACCCATGGCGGCGAAAGCTTTGATACACTAGAAAATGGCGCCATTGTTATTCAACCTGACTTTTATGCAAAAGGGATAACCGACTTAACACTTGAGTTTAATTTAGCTGATAAAACATCACCTGTTGTGAACTATCAAACGATTGCCACTGAAACTATTACTGAACGTGATGAACCAACAAAGCAAGCCATTGATGAAATTATGGGCCGTTACGCGCCTGATGCACAAACCGAAATAGCTATTTCAGAAAACTACCCTAGTGCAATTGAGTTAGCTGAAATAACAGCATTAGCCGCGCAACACGAAAGTTCAATCACAGCTGCACTTTTAAACCCCGAACTGGTTCAAAAACGTTGGACACCCGGCACGCTCACACAAGAAGATTTTCACGAAGCATTTTACGTAGAAAGACAGCCTTCAAATACACCCGGTTTTAACGCAATATATAAAGTGACAGTAACAGGTACAGACTTAACGTCTATGTATGCAAGCCAACCGGACTGGTTTTTACTTACACCGGATAACATTCAAGCAACCAGCAATTATGATGTCGCTTTATTTAAAGGCGCAGCGCTTAACCCTGAATTATTTTTTAATGGTGTCACATTTTCAAACGTAGAACCCATTGCCGAAGCATGGTGGTTACTAGATCAGTACGCCCGATTTAGAACAAGCCAGTGCTTATACCTAGATACCAACAGTCAACTGTTTTCATGTACAAACGAAGAAAACATAACGGTATGGAATTTTGATAATGCAGCAAGCCCACTTACAGCAGATTTTGGACCTTCAGTACTCAGTTACTTCGATCCTGAAGAAAAAGACTGGGGCCCAGAAGAAACTCAATATAAAACCACTACCGAACTGGGCATTAGTGATTTGAGTGATGGGCCGTCAGGTGTAATGGCATTTTCAAGGCATGCACCAACCGAAGGCCTACATATTAACTTAAACACACCCGCTAACGGCGATTATGCCGCTGATGGCATGGTTTCAGACTACACACTTGTAATGGATTTATACTGGCCAGCAGAAGGCCAAGATATTTACCGTGCGGTTGTTCAAGCGGATACCGTTAACTACTTAACCGACGATGCCGACATATTTATTGACCCAAGTGGTGGTTATGGTAAATCAACCAGCGACAGCGGCTATTTTGGCAATACACAACCAGACTCTTGGCATCGTGTCGCTTTAGTATTTTATACTGCACCTACCAATGGCGTATTTGAAGTGTACATAGATGGCGAACTAGTGGGTGTAAAGGAAGATGGAGAAATAAACAACCGCTGGGCACTCAAAGACGCAGTGCTGCTGTTTAATGATGACAACTTTGAAACCGAGCCTGGCTACTTAAATGCCATGCTTTATGCCGGCCGTGCAATGAGCCGCGACGAAATAAAAAGCTTAGGTAATGCGCAGCAAAAACTCACTTATGAGCAAGCAACACGCGTACTTAATCAAACCATTGAACGCCATTACCAAGCTGCGCCTGAAATAAAACCAAACGTGTGGTTACAACAGCGAAGCAAGTTTTTTGGTGAACATGCCAAAAGTGTAAACAATTAA
- a CDS encoding peptidoglycan DD-metalloendopeptidase family protein: MSVFIKSYKKLFPARQLLIRQNGEVKHVVLAPWLQLFAIVLILATLVWVSISSFRVYTQTNHISDIEKNQLNKQALWEQKVSEQQRLHEQQLKQLVTLEQKQALLQSMIESLPASISQDVIQLGEELESPINENKSEFHDPLVDEDPNAKQVNLGKPISFETRLAHLNEQYEQSFNYLDKKINERHNAILAMLKGAGLDAALEEHLAINSLHIAQGGPFDVFDETNIPGHFLAIVDKLVALNNLENLLTELPNTLPLPAAKYYISSSFGLRKDPMNNRRAFHKGVDLAGWHKTEIFAPADAVVLRAGRNGGYGNFIELEHKNGLVTRFGHLNKIKVKKGQHIAKHDVIGLMGSTGRSTSTHLHYEVLVNGEQVNPLKITKALSRVR; the protein is encoded by the coding sequence ATGTCAGTATTTATAAAGTCTTACAAAAAACTTTTTCCAGCTCGCCAACTCCTTATTCGTCAAAATGGCGAGGTTAAGCATGTTGTTTTAGCGCCTTGGTTACAACTTTTTGCAATAGTGCTTATTTTAGCAACACTTGTCTGGGTGAGCATTTCTAGCTTTCGTGTATACACACAAACTAACCATATCTCTGACATAGAAAAAAATCAGCTTAACAAACAAGCACTATGGGAACAAAAAGTTAGCGAGCAACAACGTCTTCACGAGCAACAACTCAAACAGCTAGTAACTCTTGAACAAAAACAAGCGCTACTTCAAAGCATGATCGAATCTTTACCTGCTTCAATCAGTCAAGACGTTATTCAGTTAGGTGAAGAGCTTGAGTCACCTATTAACGAAAATAAAAGCGAATTTCATGACCCCTTAGTTGATGAAGACCCAAATGCTAAGCAAGTTAATTTAGGTAAGCCTATTAGTTTTGAAACACGTTTGGCACATTTAAATGAGCAATACGAACAAAGCTTTAATTACCTAGACAAAAAAATAAACGAACGACATAACGCTATTTTAGCCATGCTTAAAGGCGCAGGCCTTGATGCCGCTTTGGAAGAACACCTAGCAATTAACTCTTTGCATATTGCTCAAGGTGGCCCGTTTGATGTATTCGATGAAACAAATATACCCGGTCATTTTTTGGCTATAGTTGATAAGTTAGTCGCGTTAAATAATCTAGAAAATTTATTAACTGAATTACCTAACACCCTGCCCTTACCCGCTGCAAAATATTATATTTCAAGTAGCTTTGGCTTACGTAAAGACCCAATGAATAATCGCCGAGCATTTCACAAAGGCGTAGACTTAGCGGGTTGGCACAAAACCGAAATTTTTGCTCCGGCCGACGCTGTGGTTCTTCGTGCAGGGCGTAATGGCGGATATGGTAACTTTATTGAACTTGAACACAAAAATGGCCTAGTAACTCGCTTTGGTCATTTAAATAAAATAAAAGTAAAAAAAGGCCAGCACATTGCCAAACACGATGTAATTGGTTTAATGGGGAGCACTGGTAGAAGTACTAGCACTCATTTACACTACGAAGTATTGGTTAATGGCGAACAAGTCAATCCTCTAAAAATAACAAAGGCGCTTTCTCGTGTTCGGTAG
- the hppD gene encoding 4-hydroxyphenylpyruvate dioxygenase: MSEVNNYLGLVGIEFTEYATPDADYMDKVFTDFGFSKLKKFKGKDIVYYNQNDIHFLLNNEREGFSAEFAKSHGPAICSMGWRVEDAQKAFETAVERGAKPATDSTHKNLPYPAIYGIGDSLIYFIDQFGDKGTIYESDFEDLATQTVVEDKGFKRIDHLTNNVYKGTMETWANFYKDVFGFTEVRYFDIKGQKTALISYALKSPCGTFSIPINEGKGNDNNQIDEYLGEYNGPGVQHLAFLTDDLVSSLDKLDKSTIATLDIIPEYYDTIFDRVPWVKEDKDKIREHQILVDSQSENCYLLQIFSKNLFGPIFIEMIQRVDDGGFGEGNFQALFESIERDQERRGVL, from the coding sequence ATGAGTGAAGTAAATAACTATTTAGGTTTAGTCGGTATTGAGTTTACTGAATACGCCACGCCTGATGCAGATTACATGGATAAAGTATTTACTGACTTTGGCTTTTCAAAGCTTAAAAAGTTTAAAGGTAAAGACATTGTTTATTACAACCAAAACGACATTCACTTTTTACTGAACAACGAGCGTGAAGGTTTTTCTGCTGAATTTGCTAAAAGCCATGGCCCTGCAATTTGTTCAATGGGGTGGCGTGTAGAAGACGCACAAAAAGCATTTGAAACTGCAGTAGAGCGCGGTGCAAAACCTGCAACCGATTCTACACACAAAAACCTTCCTTACCCTGCAATTTACGGTATTGGCGATAGCCTAATTTACTTTATTGACCAATTTGGCGATAAAGGCACCATTTATGAAAGTGACTTTGAAGATTTAGCAACGCAAACGGTTGTTGAAGACAAAGGCTTTAAGCGCATCGACCACCTAACTAATAATGTTTATAAAGGCACAATGGAAACATGGGCAAACTTTTATAAAGATGTGTTTGGTTTTACAGAAGTACGTTACTTTGACATTAAAGGTCAAAAAACGGCGCTAATTTCATATGCGCTTAAATCTCCATGTGGCACCTTCTCAATTCCAATCAATGAAGGTAAAGGCAACGACAACAACCAAATTGACGAATACTTAGGTGAGTACAATGGCCCAGGCGTTCAACATTTAGCATTTTTAACTGATGATTTAGTTAGCTCGCTAGACAAGCTAGATAAATCAACTATTGCAACGCTAGATATTATCCCTGAATACTACGACACCATTTTCGACCGTGTGCCGTGGGTAAAAGAAGACAAAGACAAAATTCGCGAACACCAAATACTGGTTGATAGCCAAAGCGAAAATTGTTACCTACTACAAATTTTCTCTAAAAACTTATTTGGCCCAATTTTTATAGAGATGATTCAACGCGTTGATGATGGCGGTTTTGGTGAGGGTAATTTCCAAGCGTTATTTGAATCAATTGAACGCGATCAAGAGCGCCGCGGCGTTTTATAA